One window from the genome of Acidimicrobiales bacterium encodes:
- a CDS encoding Ig-like domain repeat protein: MADLPAPSGGSTLYVEVGGKGAAGVAGGIGPPTGGFNGGGAATGDSGAGGGASDLRTVPASGDLANSLSSRLLVAGGGGGGGSPSLNCAGGGCGSQAQGGPGGGGGIGTLDGGPGLGTPGPRGFDGGGGGGGTAIAGGMGGAAAPAPGIGGFFDGPGFAGANGAPASGGAGGGTNNGISGAGGAGGGLFGGGGGGSGGGDLAASGGSVYGAGGGGGGGSSFVATGGSGISATADTTGTPSVTITFLSTSTTTAASCTPNPAQSGTATNCTATVSGSGPTPTGTVTWSGPAGGGTFIPGGCTVTGGSCSVNYTPASSGTQTLQASYGGDSAHLASSGMTSLAVNTFFRLAFTTPPVAGPVGGASLGPITVQLEDGAGNPLAAPAGGSAVSLGSSSPTGAFSNSSGGPTATTVAIPAGSSSATFFYGDTAPGSPTLTVSSGTASATQVETVSPRLAFTTAPVTGPVSRSGIGPITVELQDASGSPLSAPAGGTALSLSSSSPEGAFASTVDGVQTNQFVVPAGSSSATFFYGDGLPGSPTITVATAGSSATQTETVTPQLRITNTPASGQASTSATIGPITVQLEDSLDVPVLAPAGGTIVSLSSASGTGFFATTSAGPPTTSVLIPAGSSSATFFYGDPTPGNPAITAATTTSTAVQNESVSAAVLFFVISGPVSGPASTGANLGPVTVLVTDLSGQPLAAPSGGTTVKLGSSSGTGLFSASSGGQPVTSVQIPAGASEASFFYGDPTPGSPTIQMSVPFASPTSQQETIGAAVPTQLGFTTNPVTGAASNGANLGPITVQILDSLGNPVVAPAGGTAVDLGSSSGTGVFAATANGQTTTSIQMPAGATSATFYYGDPTPGNPEITASADGLSANQQASVTAVGRLAFATAPATGAASSSANLGPITVQLQDNSGQPMAAPTDTTVGLTATHNGSGGERAATTTQPLLVPAAFRGPGGCQPPLSNGVFASSPGGPPITSVTIPAGQDSVTFYFGDPSAGTDTITMTAPQLTSSSQDETITPGIPSKVAVCGPSQLSGPASSSANLGPVSLSLLDALGNVAVAPTGGRTVTLSSTSTGAVFAASSGGTGLTSLTIPAGSSSASFFYGDTRAGSPTITASSPGLGSATLTVSIISAIQPTTTTLSAVPASPNFGQKVTLKATVATVPPGQGAPTGQVKFTDGALTLGTVSLDSSGHASLSILPLAPGPHSIVASYAGDANDAPSPSAPDALSVGCSSVSGNHSGRLTISVPTCLQGATISGPVVIQPGAALSISQSRVIGQVSSNGAAAVRICGSTITGSVSLQSSNGLVIVGDAGDDGAPGCGPNNLGAPVTLSGNKGVIELGGDTVAGPVKVTGNAASGIDPEHRAPEIEANRISGPLSCSGNNPPPTNDGLLNQVSGPRTGQCTGL, encoded by the coding sequence GTGGCTGACCTTCCAGCCCCCTCGGGCGGGTCCACGCTGTACGTCGAGGTGGGTGGGAAAGGTGCAGCCGGAGTCGCAGGCGGGATTGGGCCCCCGACCGGTGGCTTCAACGGTGGCGGCGCGGCGACCGGCGACTCGGGCGCCGGTGGAGGCGCCTCCGACCTCCGGACCGTCCCGGCCTCTGGCGATCTCGCCAACTCGCTCAGCTCTCGACTCCTGGTGGCCGGCGGCGGCGGAGGAGGCGGGAGCCCGAGCTTGAACTGCGCGGGCGGGGGCTGCGGAAGTCAGGCCCAGGGCGGACCGGGTGGCGGCGGTGGGATCGGCACGCTTGACGGCGGTCCGGGCTTGGGGACCCCCGGTCCACGCGGCTTCGACGGTGGCGGTGGAGGGGGCGGAACCGCCATCGCCGGGGGCATGGGTGGCGCCGCCGCCCCCGCCCCGGGAATCGGTGGATTCTTCGATGGGCCGGGGTTCGCGGGAGCGAACGGCGCGCCGGCGTCTGGTGGCGCCGGCGGAGGTACGAACAACGGCATATCCGGGGCCGGTGGTGCCGGCGGCGGCTTGTTCGGCGGCGGCGGCGGCGGATCGGGCGGCGGCGATCTGGCAGCTAGCGGCGGCAGCGTCTACGGCGCCGGCGGTGGTGGCGGCGGGGGCTCGAGCTTCGTGGCAACGGGCGGGAGCGGTATCTCAGCCACAGCCGATACCACTGGTACCCCGTCCGTGACGATCACCTTCCTCTCGACCTCGACGACGACCGCAGCGAGCTGCACGCCGAATCCGGCCCAGTCGGGTACCGCCACGAACTGCACTGCGACCGTCAGCGGAAGTGGTCCGACGCCCACGGGCACCGTCACATGGAGTGGTCCGGCGGGCGGGGGGACCTTCATCCCCGGCGGCTGCACCGTGACCGGTGGCTCGTGTTCAGTGAATTACACGCCAGCGTCATCGGGCACCCAGACGCTCCAAGCCAGCTACGGCGGAGACAGCGCTCACCTCGCCAGCTCGGGCATGACGAGCTTGGCTGTCAACACCTTCTTCCGGCTCGCCTTCACGACTCCGCCCGTAGCCGGCCCGGTTGGAGGGGCGAGCCTCGGCCCCATCACTGTCCAGTTGGAGGACGGGGCGGGCAACCCGCTGGCCGCGCCAGCCGGGGGCAGCGCCGTGTCACTCGGCTCCTCCTCTCCTACGGGGGCCTTCTCGAACAGCTCCGGGGGGCCCACGGCAACGACCGTGGCGATCCCGGCCGGCTCGAGCAGCGCCACCTTCTTCTACGGCGACACAGCCCCCGGTAGCCCCACTCTCACGGTGAGCTCCGGCACGGCGTCCGCCACGCAGGTCGAGACGGTCAGCCCTCGACTGGCATTCACGACGGCCCCGGTCACTGGCCCCGTGAGCCGTTCGGGCATCGGCCCCATCACCGTTGAGCTCCAGGACGCGTCGGGCAGTCCACTGTCGGCTCCGGCCGGGGGGACCGCGCTCTCACTCAGCTCCTCGTCGCCGGAGGGAGCCTTCGCCAGCACGGTCGACGGCGTGCAAACGAACCAGTTCGTCGTTCCGGCCGGCTCGAGCAGCGCCACCTTCTTCTATGGGGACGGCTTGCCCGGCTCCCCGACGATCACGGTTGCGACGGCAGGCTCGTCGGCTACGCAGACCGAGACCGTCACTCCGCAGCTGAGGATCACCAACACCCCCGCCTCCGGCCAGGCCTCGACGTCGGCCACGATCGGTCCGATCACGGTCCAGCTCGAGGACTCGCTCGATGTCCCGGTGCTCGCCCCGGCCGGTGGCACCATCGTCTCCCTCAGCTCCGCGTCCGGCACCGGGTTCTTCGCGACCACCTCTGCAGGGCCGCCGACGACCTCGGTGCTGATCCCCGCCGGCTCCAGCAGTGCCACCTTCTTCTACGGGGACCCGACTCCGGGGAACCCGGCGATCACCGCCGCAACAACCACGTCGACGGCCGTTCAGAACGAGTCGGTGAGCGCGGCGGTCCTCTTCTTCGTCATCAGCGGGCCGGTCTCGGGGCCCGCCTCCACAGGGGCCAACCTCGGGCCCGTCACCGTCCTGGTCACCGACCTGTCCGGCCAGCCATTGGCCGCGCCGTCGGGCGGGACGACGGTCAAGCTCGGCTCGTCCTCCGGCACGGGCCTGTTCTCGGCCAGCAGCGGCGGCCAACCCGTCACCTCGGTTCAGATACCGGCCGGCGCCAGCGAGGCCAGCTTCTTCTACGGAGACCCCACGCCGGGAAGTCCAACGATCCAGATGAGCGTCCCCTTTGCCTCCCCGACGAGCCAACAGGAGACCATCGGTGCTGCCGTCCCCACGCAGCTCGGGTTCACTACCAACCCCGTGACGGGCGCCGCCTCCAACGGAGCGAATCTGGGGCCGATCACCGTCCAGATCCTCGACAGCCTGGGCAACCCCGTCGTTGCCCCCGCCGGAGGCACCGCGGTAGACCTCGGCTCGTCGTCGGGCACCGGCGTCTTCGCGGCCACTGCCAATGGTCAGACGACAACGTCGATCCAGATGCCGGCAGGAGCGACCAGCGCCACCTTCTACTACGGCGATCCAACACCCGGGAATCCTGAGATCACCGCCTCCGCGGACGGGCTGTCGGCCAACCAGCAAGCAAGCGTGACGGCCGTCGGCCGTCTGGCCTTCGCCACCGCGCCGGCGACCGGCGCAGCATCCTCCTCGGCCAATCTGGGGCCGATCACCGTCCAGCTCCAGGACAACAGTGGCCAGCCGATGGCCGCCCCGACGGACACCACCGTCGGGCTCACGGCAACACACAACGGGTCGGGCGGTGAGCGCGCCGCGACCACGACCCAGCCGCTCCTGGTGCCGGCCGCGTTCCGAGGGCCCGGAGGTTGTCAGCCTCCGCTGTCCAACGGCGTGTTCGCCTCGAGCCCCGGAGGGCCGCCCATCACGTCGGTCACCATCCCCGCCGGGCAGGACTCGGTGACGTTCTACTTCGGTGACCCGAGCGCCGGTACCGACACCATCACGATGACAGCTCCACAACTGACCAGTTCGTCCCAGGACGAGACCATCACGCCCGGTATTCCGAGCAAGGTCGCCGTATGCGGGCCGAGCCAGCTCTCGGGCCCGGCCTCGTCCTCGGCCAACCTGGGCCCCGTCTCGCTCAGCCTGCTCGACGCCCTCGGCAACGTCGCGGTGGCCCCGACAGGCGGCAGGACGGTCACTCTGAGCTCGACCTCTACCGGGGCGGTGTTCGCGGCGTCGTCCGGAGGAACCGGGCTCACGTCCTTGACGATCCCTGCCGGTTCGAGCTCGGCTTCGTTCTTCTACGGGGACACGAGGGCCGGGAGCCCGACGATCACAGCCTCGTCGCCGGGCTTGGGGTCGGCCACCTTGACCGTGAGCATCATCTCTGCCATCCAGCCCACCACGACGACCCTCTCGGCCGTCCCTGCTTCTCCAAACTTCGGCCAGAAGGTGACCTTGAAGGCAACCGTCGCCACGGTTCCACCCGGCCAGGGCGCGCCGACCGGCCAGGTCAAGTTCACCGACGGCGCATTGACCCTCGGCACCGTGTCCCTCGACAGCTCTGGCCACGCCAGTCTCAGCATCCTTCCCCTTGCCCCCGGCCCGCACTCCATCGTCGCTTCATACGCTGGTGACGCCAACGATGCGCCCTCGCCCTCGGCACCCGACGCTCTCTCCGTAGGTTGCTCTTCAGTGAGTGGGAACCACTCCGGTCGTCTTACGATCAGTGTGCCGACCTGTCTCCAGGGAGCGACGATCTCCGGCCCTGTGGTGATCCAGCCGGGGGCGGCCCTTTCGATCTCTCAGAGCAGGGTGATCGGGCAGGTCTCCTCGAACGGAGCCGCGGCCGTGCGCATCTGCGGGAGCACGATCACAGGATCGGTGTCCTTGCAGTCCTCCAACGGGCTCGTGATCGTAGGAGATGCCGGTGACGACGGGGCCCCGGGCTGCGGGCCCAACAACCTCGGCGCCCCCGTCACACTCAGTGGCAACAAAGGCGTCATCGAGCTCGGTGGCGATACCGTCGCTGGCCCGGTGAAGGTCACCGGCAACGCGGCGAGCGGGATCGACCCGGAGCACCGGGCCCCCGAGATCGAGGCCAACCGCATCTCTGGCCCCCTGTCATGCTCGGGCAACAATCCCCCTCCGACGAACGACGGGCTCCTGAATCAGGTGAGCGGCCCACGGACCGGGCAGTGCACGGGGCTGTGA